TGTTACTCCTTCATTTACTAAGTAGACTCCACAGCTCGTCAATGTCATTGTGCCTCATGCTTCTGGCATTATTGGAGGCATCTGTTCTTCGCCACATGCCATCAGCGATGACGTGGCTTGCACCTTCATCATGTGGAATATAATACTTTCAGTGCGCCATGAAAAAGCTGATTTAGTGGTGTAAAGGGGCCGGGGCTGATAAGACGGAATAATGCTTTGTTCCATATCATGTATGCCTTCCATCATGGCATCATCTAGGCGCAGAATAAACAGAGTGTAAGCTAGGTCCCTTCACCTTTATCGGTGGAGCGCTAGCAGTCCACCACCACAACCCTACCTGCAGTTTGCTTCACAGACCGAGTCTCAATGAAGTAACCAGCGCGAAACCTCACAAGCTAGCCATGGAGGTTGCAACGGGAGCACTGGGCACCCTGATCCCCAAGCTTGGCCAGCTACTCCAGGATGAGTTCAAGCTGCAGAAGGGAGTCAAGAAGGACATCGAGTTCCTCTCAAGGGAGCTCGAGAGCATGCATGCTGCCCTCCGCGGTGTTGGCGAGGTGCCACGAGAAGAACTCAAAGAACAGGTAAAGATTTGGGCGCGCGATGTCAGGGAGCTGTCCTAcgacatggaagacatcgtcGACACCTTCCTAGTGCGCGTCCAGGGCCCTGAGCTCCCTAGCAAAAGGAGCGCAAAGAGgttcatgaagaagatgatggataTTGTCACAAAGGCTACAACTCGCCATGAGATCGGGCAAGAGATCAAGGACATCAAGGAGCGTGTCAAGGAGGTGGCCGAGCGACGCGACAGGTAGTACTGAAACACCCTCAGATATATATGCATATGAActtatttttctgaattttcctCTTATCATCTATGTTATTTTCTCTTCTTTGACAGGTACAAGGTTGATGCTATTAAACCTGCCAAAACATTGGTTGACCCTCGCATAACAGCGCTATACACTAAGGCTACAGATCTTGTCGGCATTGATGATCACTACAAGAAATCTGTTGATCTATGACGAATTTTTCATGACGTTTTTAGAAACCGTCACAATAGCGCACCATCTATGACGAATATCGAATTTTCGTCATGGATTCACATGTGTGGATATCAAGCCCAAGAAACTATGACGTTTTATCGATTTTGTCATAATCCGGCCCAAACACTATGACGTTTCAGTAGGCTAGGAATTGAACTTGTGGCCTCTAGATCAGGAGCGATCTCACTTACCACTAAACTACTTCATGCTTTGTTCATTTTTCTAATATTTAGCTCTTTTATATTTGCATTTCCCTGGCCACGCCACATCACCCCTCAGGgaaattaataaaaaaaacaGCAGCGGAGAGGGCTTCAGCCCGTGGCCTCTCTCACGAAGAGAACAAACTTTACCACTGCTTTACTTGCTTGTTTAGATGAAAGTTTTCTTTCTGTATCATATCATATACTTACTCACGAAATAGATGTCAAAATCCCCGTCACCCGCCCGTCGAATCAAAAAATTAGCACGCATGGGCCACAAAGGTCTTAtaaaaaaactgaaaaaaataaaaaaaatcacagcCGACTCACCCGCCCGTCGAATAAAAAGAAATAGCACGCATGGGCtgtcaatctttttttttctctacgGAGACGCCAACTCAAACCACTCCCACCCATGTCACAGCCAAAAAAATTGGAGACGCCAACTCAAACCACTCCCACCCATGTCACAGCCAAAAAAAATTGGTAGGGGACGGGGGTTCGAACCCAGCCCTAGGGACACCAGGGAAAGCAACTCTACCACCAGACCACCACTTCGTTTGTGAATAGATTTTTTAGTTAGTTTTAATTAACCTAATCGTACTCACTTCCACCTCCAATCCCAGTTCCAGTCTGTTATCGAAAGTAGGCGAGAGTGTGGGCGCATGGGCAGCGTGCCACGTGGCGTCATTGAGCTGTCTGCCCATATGGAATTATGGATGGTGCATTTTCCCTTTTTAATCCATAGTTAAAATTTGTAACTAGTATTTCTTCCTCACACGAACTCTAAATTTGTTGATtcttttttctatatttttctaaaatcacaaTATTTCATTTAGTAGTGTTTATTTGTATGTTAATTGCTATTCATTAGATCTTTTTTCACatggtattttttttcttcaattaaatagataataaaaatatatttttaataacaatttctgatgtaatttcatattttctaatactatGGAAAACAAAAGTTCATGACCGAATTTGAGGTGCATACGAGTTTGAAAATGTTCAAAGATATGAATAGTATAATGTTTGAGTTGAGATTTATGAAACTATGTGAGGGATGTGTCCtatttgtgaacaatgtatacttcaattttcataaaatctaatgaaacttttatttcaagcTTAAACATCCATAAAAGTATTCTAtggaaatttttagaattttcgGATAAGTTCTAgatattattatcattattttataTTATGGTTGCAAGTAGAAGTTTGAATAATCCCCAACAAACATTTGAACCTTTTATATATTTTCAGGATAAGAGCTATAATGGATCAAATATCCTTgaaatataattttttgaagTTTTTAAGTACTATTTGAGATACATGTAGTTCATATTGTAATCATTTTCAATAACCACACATATAttcatttaaagtactaaaacTAGTAAATtagttcaaatttttttgaaacttttacaAGATACCTTATATTCAGTCTATTacatacaaaaaatatattggtggatataaaataattatttttatatattagTTTAGAATGGTGCAataaaatggaaaagaaaaagaaaaacattaaaAGGAGAAGGAACGAAAGAAGGCCGATCTCAGCCCACATTGCCCAACTATTTCAGTCCGTCCATCGCCAATCCAATGGTTCCAATTACGCTCCACTAATATAAAATCGCGCTCAAATACAAACCCTAGCTCCTCCATTCCCCACACCCCCGTCTGGCCGCCTCCTTTCTCCTGCGCAACCGCAgtcctcacctctctctctctcgtcccTCCCCAATCCCCATTCCCTCAGATCCCCCCGTGGTTTCTCCTCCTCCACCAACCAGAGCCGCCGCTCGTCCCTTGCCTCCTCGCGTGAGCGGTGTCCTCCTGCACCGCCAGAGCCGCCGCTCATCCGCGGCCTGTGGAGGCAGCCGCGCATGGAGGATGGATCCGGCGACGGCCTCCTCAACCTCAAGACTCGCGGTCGGCCACCTCGTTCATCCATGGATCTGCGTCAACTTACGTTTCCTACCTCGGCTCCTTCGTCCGACATCTCTGGCGGCTCCTCgcccacctcgccggcggcgaccactACCCGCTTCTCTGCTCCAAGATCCATGCTGTGCGTCCTCGTCCCCCTCTTCCTGTCTTCGTCTCCTCTCCTGGCAATCTTCTTCTCTGTCTGCTTCTCGTCGATTTTGTGCAGACCCTAATCCCGTTCCTCTTTGTCGTTTTTCGATTTGCAGCGTCAATTgctttggtcttcacaggcgatGTGGAGCAGAACCTACAGAGGAGCAGTTGCTAGCTTCTTGATTAAGCGGCAAGTggatttgctttcttttgcctTTATCCTCTAGCGGTGGCTGCAGATCCATGGTCAAAACAGCATGGGTGCATCCCTGGCGGATGGATGATAATAGATACATTTACTTCTTTGGGTTTCTACTGCGGCTCAACTCAGATCCATGTTTTGTCTCTTTGAGCTTATATTTCTTTTATGTATTCAATTTTCCTGATACAAACATAACCCAAGTCCACCATATCATGATATTTACTGAATATCATATACATTTGCCATGTCCATCATTTACAGATTACAAATATATACCAAGTGAATTTCAATGCCATTCCTCTTATCCAGATGGTTCTTTTGCAGTACTATTGAGATGTCCTGATTTTTTTCGTACTGTAATTGCCATTAAAGTTAGATGTCCGTAACAACAATTTTCATAGAAAGAAATGTGCCACTTTCATATATCCTCTCCTTGTAGGCAATAATGGATATGAGACTCGTGTGATTATTTCAATCCAACTGAAAGAGACGTCACTTTCTTTTTATGCCGTGGAGCCTGTCATTTTTATCAGGTATTCCTTCTAGCCTTTGGCCTCTGTTGTTTTATACTTCTGTTACAGGTCAACGgcaaattatactactacttgCAGAAAAGAAGTTTATTTATCAAAAACAAGAGTATGTTATTTTGGATCTATCTGCTAGAAGTATCATAGATTACACAGACTGATGTAACCCATTAGCCATCCATGTGCTTTCTTTTTGTTCTGAGCATTTGCCTATGCCTATGAATTCTGTTTTTATATCAGAACGATATGGTGTTATATGCTGCTGCTTTTTTTAATTACTTGGCTGAAAATAGCACTTGTCAAGACTTCTTAGTGCTCGTTTGATTGATAGATGGACGAGTGTTGATTCTACATGATAGAGAATTAGAGTATATATGAGTATTGCTTGGTCGTGTCAAAGAAACTGCATTATGCTTTTCAGCTTGGCTACATGAGATAGAAAGGATTCATAGGGAAAATCTGAAGATAGAAAGAATACTCATTTGTCTAGGTACTGATATTTATTGCTTAATTTTCTCAAGCTTCTTTCTAGAACATTTTAATTTCAGTTAACTACCTGAACATTCATGTTTTctgaaatgatgataattagCTATAATAGCATAATGTTAATAGAGTGAAATCTTAAATATGCAAGTTATAGTACTACTGTTCACCTGCTGGCCTATATTGCTATATGCAAAATGAGCTACTAATGTCATATTGATTACATTATGCTATTCTATAATATTTTTATTGTGTTTGATAACAAATAATAGGTCATCCAAGCTCCTAAAGGATTTGCATTGAGAAATTAAAATTGCTATGAGTAATTTTGGTTCTTGTATAATCTTT
The genomic region above belongs to Panicum virgatum strain AP13 chromosome 8N, P.virgatum_v5, whole genome shotgun sequence and contains:
- the LOC120685228 gene encoding disease resistance protein PIK6-NP-like, producing the protein MEVATGALGTLIPKLGQLLQDEFKLQKGVKKDIEFLSRELESMHAALRGVGEVPREELKEQVKIWARDVRELSYDMEDIVDTFLVRVQGPELPSKRSAKRFMKKMMDIVTKATTRHEIGQEIKDIKERVKEVAERRDRYKVDAIKPAKTLVDPRITALYTKATDLVGIDDHYKKSVDL